Sequence from the Rhodocyclaceae bacterium genome:
CCTGGCGAGGACTGACGTGCGGGCGTCGCTCGCCTACGAGGCCCGGGTGCGCGATTTTCACGCCTCGTTGCGAGAGTTTTACTACCCGAAGCTGTTTCGCGACGAGCGCCTGGAACCGGCCGCTTTCGAAGGCTTGCCGGAGTTTTTCCCTCGAGCGGCGGGCCGCTGACGCTCCGGTGGTTCGACAGGAAGCAGCGGCGCCTCGGGATCGGGCGTCGGGCAGGTCGCGCCTGCCCGGGTCCTTCACTTTCCCGCGCCAGGGGCGATAATGCTCCCATGTTCGCTTCGGCCAGAACCTTCATCCTGAACAGTCCGGTCTGGCTCTCGGTCTCCAGCGTGATGCTGTGCAGCGTCGGCGCGTCGGTGGGGGCGATGGTCACCCTCGGCTTCGTGCTGGGCGCGCCCGCCGACTGGATGTTCGGCCAGGCCCTGGTCATAGCCACCGTCGTGCCCGTTGCCGTGTCCTGGCCGGTCAGCCTGCTCATCTTCCGGCTGCTGCACGAGGTCGAGGACGCCCGGGCCACCGCCCAGCGGCTGGCGTGGAACGACGAACTCACCGGCTTGCTCAACCGGCGGCGTTTCGCCGAGATGGTGCGCCGCGAGCTCATCGGCGCCGAGCGCACTGGCAAGCCGCTGACCGTCGCCCTGCTGGACCTGGACGACTTCAAGCGCATCAACGACCGCCATGGGCACGCTGCAGGGGATGCCGTACTCCGCGAAGTCGCCAGCACGATCCGCGGCGTGATGCGCGCCACCGACCTGTCGGCCCGCTG
This genomic interval carries:
- a CDS encoding GGDEF domain-containing protein, with the translated sequence MFASARTFILNSPVWLSVSSVMLCSVGASVGAMVTLGFVLGAPADWMFGQALVIATVVPVAVSWPVSLLIFRLLHEVEDARATAQRLAWNDELTGLLNRRRFAEMVRRELIGAERTGKPLTVALLDLDDFKRINDRHGHAAGDAVLREVASTIRGVMRATDLSARWGGEEFCIALPGSDLEDAVLVAQRVRAAIGALRVATEAGEGISCTATIGLAERGDRDETLDELFSRADRAMYRAKLSGKNRVMLAESA